A part of Aegilops tauschii subsp. strangulata cultivar AL8/78 chromosome 2, Aet v6.0, whole genome shotgun sequence genomic DNA contains:
- the LOC109782650 gene encoding flowering-promoting factor 1-like protein 5, with the protein MELEQEATSRKALVYVPANETMRSLEALEQRLGSLGWERYYEDRAIVQLHKRGGVDLISVPRDFSRLRSTHMYDVVVKNRDHFKVVDL; encoded by the coding sequence ATGGAGCTGGAGCAGGAGGCGACGAGCCGGAAGGCGCTGGTGTACGTGCCGGCGAACGAGACGATGCGGTCGCTGGAGGCGCTGGAGCAGCGGCTGGGGTCGCTGGGGTGGGAGCGCTACTACGAGGACCGCGCCATCGTGCAGCTCCACAAGCGCGGCGGCGTCGACCTCATCTCCGTTCCCCGGGACTTCTCCAGGCTCCGCTCCACCCATATGTATGACGTCGTCGTCAAGAACCGCGACCACTTCAAGGTCGTCGACCTCTAG